CTTTGGGCACACCGATGCGCACACCGGCCAAGGATTTGTTCAGATCGGCGGTGTAATCCGGTACATCGCGCTCTACGCAGGTGGAATCTTTGGTGTCGTAGCTCGCCATATCGTTTAACAGAATAGCGGCATCTTCGGCGGTACGCGACAAAATACCCGCTTGGTCAAGGCTGGATGCAAATGCAATCATGCCCCAGCGATACGCGGCCATAAGTAGGTTTAATACCGGTTAAGCCACAGAGTGCTGCCGGTTGACGGATGGAGCCGCCGGTATCGGATGCCGTGGCTGCCGGTGCCAGATGTGCAGCAACGGCCGCTGCAGAACCACCGGAGGAACCGCCGGGAACGCAATCGGTTGCCCAAGGGTTTTTGACCGGGCCGTACCAGCTTGTTTCATTAGACGAACCCATGGCGAATTCATCCATGTTGGTTTTACCCAACATCACCACGCCGGAGTTCAAATAGTTTTCAACGATGGTCGCATTGTAGGGGGCGATAAATTTGTCCAGCATTTTGGAGGCGCAAGAGGTGCGCACACCGGTGGTGCAAAAAATATCTTTGTGGGCGATGGGCACACCGCAAAGTGCGGGGGCATTACCGGCGGCCAGACGTGCATCGGCAGCGGCGGCTTGCTGCAGCGCAGCTCGGGTGTCACGGTGATGTAGCTGTTGTAGGTCTTATCCAGACGCGCAATACGGTCGAGATAATGTTGGGTCACTTCGGTACTGGAAAAGTCCTTGTTGCGCAGACCTTTTACCAGTTCGGCAATGGTGAATTGATGCATTGCAAATTCCTGAGATTTTTTTGTAAGAAGGGCGGGCAGGGATTGGGGCGCCCGCTATTCGATAACCTGTGGCACCAGATACAAGCCATCTTGCGTGGCGGGGGCTATGGCCTGGAAAGCGTCGCGCTGGTTAGGCTCGGTGACCACATCGGCGCGCAAGCGTTGAACCGCATCCAAGGGGTGCGCCATGGGCAGTACGCCATCGGTATTGACGGCTTGTAATTGATCAACCAGAGCCAGCACGTCGGAAATACTTTTTGCCGCTT
The nucleotide sequence above comes from Cellvibrio sp. PSBB023. Encoded proteins:
- the gatC gene encoding Asp-tRNA(Asn)/Glu-tRNA(Gln) amidotransferase subunit GatC: MAVDRSDIAKLAKLARIQITDEAADEAAKSISDVLALVDQLQAVNTDGVLPMAHPLDAVQRLRADVVTEPNQRDAFQAIAPATQDGLYLVPQVIE